A genomic stretch from Leptodactylus fuscus isolate aLepFus1 chromosome 10, aLepFus1.hap2, whole genome shotgun sequence includes:
- the LOC142183464 gene encoding histone H2B type 1-O-like, whose protein sequence is MPDPAKSAPAPKKGSKKAVTKAQKKDGKKRKRARKESYAIYVYKVLKQVHPDTGISSKAMVVMNSFVNDIFERIAGEASRLAHYNKRSTITSREIQTAVRLLLPGELAKHAVSEGTKAVTKYTSAK, encoded by the coding sequence atgcctgatcccgccaagtctgccccagcgcccaagaagggctccaagaaagccgtgaccaaggcccagaagaaggacggcaagaaGCGTAAGAGGGCCAGGAAGGAGAGCTATGCCATCTACGTGTACAAGGTGCTGAAGCAGGTCCACCCCGACACCGGTATCTCCTCCAAGGCCATGGTCGTCATGAATTCCTTCGTCAACGACATCTTCGAGCGCATCGCAGGAGAAGCCTCCCGCCTGGCTCACTACAACAAGcgctccaccatcacctcccgggagatccagaccgccgtgcgcctgctgctgcccggagagttggccaagcacgccgtgtccgagggcaccaaggccgtcaccaagtacaccagcgccaagtaa
- the LOC142182974 gene encoding histone H1.03-like yields the protein MAETAPAAAAAPPPAEPAAKSKKQPKKAAAGGAKKSKKSSGPTVSELIVKAVSASKERSGVSVAALKKVLAAGGYDTDKNRSRVKLGLKALVTKGTLIQVKGSGASGSFKLNKKQAESKDKAAKKKPAAAKPKKAAAKKPAAKSPKKAPTAAKSPKKAKKPAAAAKKAAKSPKKPKAAPKAKKVTKSPAKKAAKPKAAKSPAKKAAKPKAAKSPAKKAAKAKKPAAKK from the coding sequence ATGGCAGAAACCGCgcccgccgctgccgctgctccccctcccgcCGAACCGGCCGCCAAATCCAAGAAGCAGCCGAAGAAAGCAGCCGCAGGGGGCGCCAAGAAGAGCAAGAAATCCTCCGGTCCCACCGTGTCCGAGCTGATCGTCAAAGCCGTGTCCGCCTCCAAGGAGCGCAGTGGGGTGTCTGTGGCCGCCCTGAAGAAGGTGCTGGCTGCTGGCGGCTACGATACAGACAAGAACCGCAGCCGTGTCAAGCTGGGCCTTAAGGCTCTGGTGACCAAGGGAACCCTGATCCAGGTGAAAGGCAGCGGCGCCTCCGGCTCCTTCAAGCTGAACAAGAAGCAGGCGGAGAGTAAGGACAAGGCGGCCAAGAAGAAGCCTGCAGCGGCCAAGCCCAAGAAAGCTGCCGCCAAGAAGCCCGCGGCTAAGTCTCCTAAGAAGGCGCCGACCGCGGCCAAGAGCCCGAAGAAAGCCAAGAAGCCTGCCGCGGCCGCCAAGAAGGCGGCCAAGAGCCCCAAGAAGCCGAAGGCGGCTCCTAAAGCCAAGAAGGTGACGAAGAGCCCGGCTAAGAAGGCGGCTAAGCCCAAAGCTGCCAAGAGCCCAGCTAAGAAGGCGGCCAAGCCCAAAGCTGCCAAGAGTCCGGCTAAGAAGGCTGCTAAAGCCAAGAAGCCCGCGGCTAAGAAATAA
- the LOC142183568 gene encoding histone H3, whose amino-acid sequence MARTKQTARKSTGGKAPRKQLATKAARKSAPATGGVKKPHRYRPGTVALREIRRYQKSTELLIRKLPFQRLVREIAQDFKTDLRFQSSAVMALQEASEAYLVGLFEDTNLCAIHAKRVTIMPKDIQLARRIRGERA is encoded by the coding sequence ATGGCAAGAACCAAGCAGACCGCCCGCAAATCCACCGGAGGGAAAGCTCCCCGCAAGCAGCTGGCCACTAAGGCCGCCAGGAAGAGCGCTCCCGCCACCGGCGGAGTGAAGAAGCCTCACCGCTACCGCCCTGGTACAGTCGCTCTGCGTGAAATCCGCCGCTACCAGAAGTCCACCGAGCTGCTGATCCGTAAGCTTCCCTTCCAGCGCCTGGTTCGAGAGATCGCCCAGGACTTCAAGACGGATCTCCGCTTCCAGAGCTCCGCCGTCATGGCCCTGCAGGAAGCTAGCGAAGCTTACCTGGTCGGGCTCTTTGAGGACACCAACCTGTGCGCCATCCACGCCAAGAGGGTCACCATCATGCCCAAAGACATCCAGCTGGCCCGCAGGATTCGTGGGGAGAGGGCTTAA
- the LOC142183463 gene encoding histone H2A type 2-B, protein MSGRGKQGGKARAKAKTRSSRAGLQFPVGRVHRLLRKGNYAERVGAGAPVYLAAVLEYLTAEILELAGNAARDNKKTRIIPRHLQLAVRNDEELNKLLGGVTIAQGGVLPNIQAVLLPKKTESSKPSKSK, encoded by the coding sequence ATGTCTGGACGCGGCAAGCAAGGAGGCAAAGCTCGTGCTAAGGCCAAGACCCGCTCATCCCGGGCGGGACTTCAGTTCCCCGTCGGTCGTGTGCACAGGCTTCTCCGCAAGGGCAACTACGCCGAGAGGGTTGGTGCTGGTGCTCCCGTCTACCTGGCGGCCGTACTGGAGTATCTGACCGCTGAGATCCTGGAGTTGGCTGGTAATGCTGCACGGGACAACAAGAAGACCCGCATCATCCCCCGTCACCTGCAGCTGGCCGTGCGCAATGACGAGGAGCTGAACAAACTGCTGGGTGGCGTGACCATCGCCCAGGGAGGCGTCCTGCCCAACATCCAGGCCGTGCTGCTGCCCAAGAAGACCGAGAGCAGCAAGCCCAGCAAGAGCAAGTGA
- the LOC142219036 gene encoding histone H2B type 1-O-like — protein MPDPAKSAPAPKKGSKKAVTKAQKKDGKKRKRARRESYAIYVYKVLKQVHPDTGISSKAMSIMNSFVNDVFERIAGEASRLAHYNKRSTITSREIQTSVRLLLPGELAKHAVSEGTKAVTKYTSAK, from the coding sequence ATGCCTGATCCCGCCAAGTCTGCCCCAGCGCCCAAGAAGGGCTCCAAGAAAGCCGTGACCAAGgcccagaagaaggacggcaagaagcgtaagagggccaggagggagagctaTGCCATCTACGTGTACAAGGTGCTGAAGCAGGTCCACCCCGACACCGGCATTTCTTCCAAGGCCATGAGCATCATGAATTCCTTCGTCAACGACGTCTTTGAGCGCATCGCAGGAGAAGCCTCCCGCCTGGCTCACTATAACAAGcgctccaccatcacctcccgggagatccagacctccgtgcgcctgctgctgcccggagagttggccaagcacgccgtgtccgagggcaccaaggccgtcaccaagtacaccagcgccaagtaa